The genome window GCTGCTCGCCAAGGAGTCCCATCTAGGATCCACGACCATGCTCATATTTACACACTTTACGGAGTTTTGGATGGGCACGAACGAATTGAGCGGTACGAACGGTTAGATGATGGGTCAAAACCTGATTATGCTGAAATTCGCCTTGTATCAAACAACATGGTAGAGCCAGGGGAAATTGATCTTGTAGGACCTTATGAAATCCATACTGAAAACACAGTCGGCGAGCGAACTGTTGCAGTGATCATTCGCAGTGAAAAATCAGGTGGTTTCAATCAGGGGCGTTATATACCAGAGACAAATCAGTATTATGAGAGCCTTGGGCCAAGGCAAACTCCCGTGGAAATGTTTCCGTCCATTTAAAATTGATCTCGAAAGTAAAATAAAAGGGAGGCGCTGCCTCCCTTTTATTTGTTATGCACCAAAGCCAAAGAATTTCCCGTCAATGGCGACGGGGTCGACGTGATGGTTTTCTTTTGTATGACCAGGAATAGAGCTACCATCAGGTTTAATCCGAGTCTCGCCTGATCCTTCTTTCTGGGCACCTATACGTAGTAAGAAAAGATTTCTCTCACCTGTATTCAAATACCGATAATAGGCACCTTTAGGGATGAGAATACCCTCATATTGGCTAAGGATTTTGCCATCACCGTTTTCGTCAAAAAAAGTCACTTCACCTTCCAATACAACAAATGCATGATCCTCGTTCGTATGCGCATGTACTGCATTCTCACCACCCTCAGCATTCACTTTTAGTGATAGCCACATCAAATCAGTTTGTGCTAAATCAATATTCAGGCGGCCTTCAGATAAATATGGTCCACTTATAGAGAAAGTAGAGGTCTTGGGCGTAGGTTTAGCTTCTGTTGTCATTACATCCTCCCGTAATGTTCTAGGCGCATAGTACGCTTATTTAAATGTTCTGCATATACAAAAAGCGGCGAGGTGTAAGCTCGCCGCTAATTCATTATTTGGAAGGGTCCGGGATTTTTCGGAGGTAGGGCTTAATTGTTTCCCAACCATCAGGAAATAATTCTTTGGCCTCATCATTACTAACGGCAGGAAGGATGACTACATCCTCGCCTTTTTTCCAGTTAGCCGGAGTCGCAACTTTCCTATT of Dehalococcoidia bacterium contains these proteins:
- a CDS encoding cupin domain-containing protein codes for the protein MTTEAKPTPKTSTFSISGPYLSEGRLNIDLAQTDLMWLSLKVNAEGGENAVHAHTNEDHAFVVLEGEVTFFDENGDGKILSQYEGILIPKGAYYRYLNTGERNLFLLRIGAQKEGSGETRIKPDGSSIPGHTKENHHVDPVAIDGKFFGFGA